cattcaccttatgacatccagtggaacagccactttacaatagtgcatctaaatcttttaagggggggtgagaaggattactttatcctatcctaggtattccttaaagaggtgggttttcaggtgtctccggaaggtggtgattgactccgctgtcctggcgtcgtgagggagtttgttccaccattggggagccagagcagcgaacagttttgactgggctgagcgggaactgtacttcctcagtggtagggaggcgagcaggccagaggtggatgaacgcagtgcccttatttgggtgtagggcctgatcagagcctggaggtactgaggtgccgttcccctcacagctccgtaggcaagcaccatggtcttgtagcggatgcgagcttcaactggaagccagtggagagagcggaggagcggggtgacgtgagagaacttgggaaggttgaacactagacgggctgcggcgttctggatgagttgtaggggtttaatggcacaggcagggagcccagccaacagcgagttgcagtaatccagacgggagatgacaagtgcctggattaggacctgcgccgcttcctgtgtgaggcagggtcgtactctgcggatgttgtagagcatgaacctacaggaacgggccaccgccttgatgttagttgagaacaagatgctcttgattgtgcacctggagaaccttttgaggatctgagggcccataccaaatctattcagcctcctgaggtggaaGAGGCGCTGCCGTGCCCTGTTCATgactgtgctgctgtgtgtggaccatgttaagtccttagtgatacGTTTGCCAAGGAGCTTGAAGCTCTTGACTCGCTCCAcaacagccccatcgatgtggatgaggGCATGCtgtcccctctttctcctttAGTCCTCTATCAGCTCATTGGTCAAACTGACGTTGAAGGAGATATTGTTACCCTGGCACGACACTGTCATTGACATTCTCCCGAAGTAGTCTCTGACTGCCCGCTCCCACCCGCTGCATGAAAAATGCAGACTGTGCTGCAATTATCTCTATCAGGTTCTGCAGGCATCCCGTGGGAATGTAAGCCCTCTAGTTTGTACCCATTTAAATTGGCCTAGACTAGGCTACAATTATGTACCTCTTTTtctgagagaggaggaaggtatGCGATTGAAAAGATAAGTATGTTTTTGTCCTGTTTGATTTTGCTTTGATCAACTCCACATGATTGCATATTGTCATGTTATTGTAACCCATGTAGTATTTTATTTGAGTAGGAGATCATAGACAACTAAAATCAGATTCATGAGATTAAAACAATCAGTAGGTTACTGGTGCACACTGTAAATCCAATTTTCAATAGCCTAAAGAAAAACCAAATAGATTTATAGGGAAGTTGAGGGAAAGACGAAATCGTTGGTGTCAATCCAGGAAGTGTGTTTTTCGTGTGACAGTTGTTGCTTTGCCACAGGGGCAAAGACATGCACCTTCAAGGCATTTGACTAGTTTGATTTTCACTTCagaataaaataccaaataaggTAGCACATAAAGCATCGTTATTATGTGGGTGATATGAAAGCTATGCACATTGCTATGATAAAAAACGATATAGCGCTGAAAAGAACAGGGCTGTAGAGATGCGCAGCCAGGACGCACGTTGATGTTCCGGAACGCGACCGATTGAAAAATAGCCACAATGCAAAGCGGTTTATCACAGTGGAAGTAATCACTGTCAACGAGTGTCAAATCCAAGGTGAGTGGTGTTTTTACAGCGGAATTAAACGCCTTATAATCGATTTCATTGTATTAACGCCAAATCGTACATGTTCGTCATATTCATGCTAATACAAGTCATAGCCAGCCGGTAAGAGAGTTGACTAATAATGTAACTTCCCCCAAAATACTGGAAATTAGCTAGGGTCATGTATTTTTGTTGCCTCAGGTGGGTGTATGGAAGATATGCACAGGGTTGGGTTCCCACTAGTTCCCACAGCCACGTTACCGCCGTCAGCTATCCAGCCAGCGAGGAACCGTTAACTAGCTAGTAACGTTAACTTCATGTCGCTACTGTACACGCACGGTTTATCTATCGCCAGTAATATACATGTTCAGCTTAGCTAGTTTGGTAGCGTCACTGTCAAACTTAACAGTTGTCATTTGTCCCTCTCTCCGTTTGACAGTATGGCGCTTCATAAACTATTCCGGCTGTCCTCGCTGTTGCGCTCCGCGGTGTCATTGACACTGCGCAGGAATTTCGGCCTGTCTGCTGTCCTCTTCAACCGGGCCAAGGACCTGGACCCTATCCAGAAACTATTCCTAGACAAGATCCGCGACTACAGCACCAAGAGCAAGTGAGTGCGATAAATAACCGCACTATTTGTCCTACTTTCACTACTGCTAACTTACTTGTTTCTTCATGTTGGTAGGCTATACATTAGCTAGGCTTATGTGGAATGACCCGGGATGTCATGACAGAGATGGTGGCAGGGAGTCTGCACGTGCTTTTAGCACTGCAGAGCTATTTGCAGAAGGATGGGCCATATGTTCAGTAGGCGAACGTTGTGGGATGTCTaccaactgtagctcagttggtagagcatggcgcttgtaacgccagggtagtgggttcgattcccgggaccacccatacgtagaatgtatgcacacatgactgtaagtcgctttggataaaagcgtctgctaaatggcatatattattatatattatgttgcAAATAAAAAATGTGGGGGAACAGAGCTAGCAGACTTGATTCTTGATTATACAGTACATGTCAGTCGTGTTCATTCTACATGatatatttctatctgaacgttccacAATGTTGTGCACCTTCTGAACCCGGTCCTATATGCCTAGATGGCAAGATCCATGAACCGCATAGGATGCTGAAGGTGCTTTTATAGGTTATATATGTCTGACTCGTTATAGGGTATTATAATTATAGGGCTGACTAGTTATGTAGTTTCTTGAGCTCACCCACTGCAACAAAGGTAGGGCTTCCTTGACATGTCTTTGCCTGATGCTTGGTGCTCACGGAATAAGTAGGCaattaaacaaacactcaaacaggcaaCTGAAGCCGGATCTTTCTTATTTCTGTAGATatacagtgtatttggaaagtattcagaccccttgactttttcctcattttcTTACGCTACAGACTTTTTcgaaaatggattacatttttaaaatcatCCTCAATATAGACACagtacaccataatgacaaagcgaaaacaggttcgtagaaatgtattaaaaacgtaccttatttacatacgtattcagaccctttgctatgagaatcgaaattAAAACTCCGGTGCatgctgtttccattggtcatccttgatgtttctacatcttggagtccacctgtggtaaattcaattgattggacatgatttggaaaggcacacacctgtcaatataaggtcccacagttgacagtgcatgtcagagcaaaaaccaagccgttaGGTTGATGGAATTGTCCGTATatttccgagacaggattgtgtcgaggtacagatcttgggaaggataccaaaacatttctgcagcattgaatgacctccatcattcttaaatggaagaagtttggaaacatcaagactcttcctagagctggtcgcccggccaaactgagcaatctggggagaagagccttggtcagggaggtgaccaaaaacccaatggtcactctgacagagttccagagttcctctgtggagctgggagaaccttccagaaggacaatcatctctgcagcactccatcaattaggcctttatggtagtaaAAGTGGTAGTCCTCAAGAAAAATGCACATTACAGCCAAAAAagaggtacctaaaggactctcagaccatgagaaacaagattctctggtctgatgaaaccaagattgaactcttgaaTGCCAAGTGatgcgtctggaggaaacctggtgccatccctaaggtgaagcatggtggtggcagcatcatgctgtggggatgttttacagtggcagggactggggcaCTAATCAGGCTGagggaaaagatgaacggagcaaagtacagaggtccttgatgaaaaccagctacacagtgaaggggtctgaatactctctaaATCCACTGTATATGcatgatttataaagccaggcacatttaatAGTACGGCTACTGATTTCTAGACCTAAATAAGTTGGTATCCTCACTTTTCTTAGCaaaacagcccttgccttatTGTGTCTCCCCTCAT
The window above is part of the Oncorhynchus gorbuscha isolate QuinsamMale2020 ecotype Even-year linkage group LG21, OgorEven_v1.0, whole genome shotgun sequence genome. Proteins encoded here:
- the atp5pf gene encoding ATP synthase-coupling factor 6, mitochondrial isoform X2, whose amino-acid sequence is MFVIFMLIQVIASRMALHKLFRLSSLLRSAVSLTLRRNFGLSAVLFNRAKDLDPIQKLFLDKIRDYSTKSKAAAGGIVDAGPSYEKGVSEEITKLQRLYGTGDLTKFPDFKFTEPQLQEVAK
- the atp5pf gene encoding ATP synthase-coupling factor 6, mitochondrial isoform X4 encodes the protein MALHKLFRLSSLLRSAVSLTLRRNFGLSAVLFNRAKDLDPIQKLFLDKIRDYSTKSKAAAGGIVDAGPSYEKGVSEEITKLQRLYGTGDLTKFPDFKFTEPQLQEVAK